CGGCGGGCGGACGACCCGCCACACCCGCAAGCGACAACCTGCCAACCGACACCAGGACACGAGCGCATGAACAGCACCGACGCAAAGTCGCGGCACGTCCCTGCATGGCCTGCCGAACACGAGGAACGCCCGACCGGCGTGCTCGTTCTCGCCGACGGTCTGGTGATCCGCGGCCGGGCAATTGGCGCGGTCGGGAGCGCGGCCGGGGAGGTTTGCTTCAATACCGCCATGACGGGCTACCAGGAGATCCTCACCGACCCGTCGTACGCCGGACAGATCATCACCTTCACATTTCCCCACATCGGCAACGTCGGCACGAACTCCGAGGACAGCGAAACCTTCAATCTCGCGGCCCGATCCGGTGTGCGCGGTTGCATCATGCGGGCCGACGTCACGGGACCGAGCAACTACCGGGCCGTCCAGCATCTCGACGAATGGCTGAAGGCGCGCGGCATCATCGGGCTTTGCGGCATCGACACCCGCGCGCTCACCGCGCGCATCCGCGAGCGTGGCATGCCGAATGGCGTCATCGCCCACGATCCGCTCGGCCGGTTCGACCTCGATCGCCTCGCCCATGAGGCAAGGAACTGGTCGGGTATCGACGGCGCCGATCTCGCGAGTGAGGTCACGACGGCGCAGTCTGCTACCTGGGACGAGGGCACCTGGGCGTGGGGCCAAGGCTATCGCCGGCCGGACGATCTCGGGTTCCATGTAGTGGCAGTGGACTACGGTTTGAAGAGGAACATCCTTCGGTGCCTCGTGGCGGCCGGCTGCCGGGTGACCGTCGTGCCAGCCGAAACCAGCGCCGAGGCGATCCTGGCGCGCGGGCCGGACGGGATATTCCTGTCCAACGGCCCCGGCGATCCGGCCGCAACGGGGAGTTACGCGGTGCCGATCATCGAGAAGCTGGTGGCGAGCGGCAAGCCGCTGTTCGGCATCTGCCTCGGCCACCAGATGCTGGCCCTCGCGCTCGGCGCACGCACCAGCAAGATGCACCAAGGGCACCACGGGGCGAACCATCCGGTCAAGGACCACACGACCGGCAAGGTCGAGATCACCTCGATGAACCACGGCTTCACGGTCGATCGCGAGAGCCTGCCCGAGACCGTCGAGGAAACGCACGTCTCGCTGTTCGACGGCTCGAACTGCGGCATCCGCCTCAAGGGCCGTCCGGTGTTCTCGGTGCAATACCACCCCGAGGCGTCGCCCGGCCCGCAGGACAGCCACTACCTTTTTGCGCGGTTCGTCGAGATGATGCGCACGGGCAAAACGGGCCGGCGCGAGATCGGCCGGCCATGAGTGGAGGGCTCGCAGCGGCCCTCGCCTTCCTCGCGGCGAGCACGTTCACCCTGGTCGGCGGCTGGTCCGTCGCCACCGCCGGAGAACTGCGCGGCGGCACGAACGCGGCAACCGTCGGGTTGCCCGCACCGATCCTCTCGGAATGGCAATCCGATGAGTTGCAGGACCATCCGCTCGTCGGCCGAGTGTGGAGCCGGGAAGCGGACGGCCTCGTTGCGCCGCGGACCATGATCGAGGCCCTGCTCGGCACGGATTTCGCCCTGCTCGGCGAGGTGCACGACAACGGGGACGCACATCGAATCCAGGCACTCGCCGTCGAGGCCCTCGCTCAGCGTCGGCGGCGACCACCGGCGGTCGTGATGGAGATGGTGCGGAACGACCAGACAGCGAACCTGCCGGACGGGACGAGCGGAACACTCGCGCCGCAGGCCGCAACGATCGCGGCCGATGCCTTTTTCGAGGGCGTCTCCTGGGAGGCGAGCGGCTGGCCGGACAGGACGCTCTATCGCCCGCTCATCGAGGCGATCATGGGGTCCGGGCTCGCGATCCGACCCGGCAGCGACACCCGCGAGCGGGTGCGCCAGCTCGCCCGGCAAGGCCCGGCGGCGTTGGACGAGGCGACGCGGCGTGCACTCGGCCTCGATGCCGATCTCGAGGCACCGCTCGGCGAGGCACTGGTCGATGAACTGGTCGTCGGCCACTGCAATCTGATGCCGGCGGATGCCATGGCGCCGATGGTGAGTGTGCAGCGCTACCGGGACGGTTGGATGGCGGCGGCGCTGGTGGCAGCGGACGCCGGTGGTGGCGCCGTCCTCATCGCTGGAAATGGACACGTGCGCGACGACCGGGGTGTTGCCTGGTATCTTCGCCGGCTGGCACCGACGCGCCACATCGTCAGCGTCGTGGTGATCGAGGTGAGCGCGGACGCCATGGATCCCGCGGGCTACGTGCCGCGCGATCCGCAGGGCCGGGCGGCAGCCGATTTCGCCGTCTTCGTGCCACGTGCCGAGCGAGCCGACCCTTGCGAGGACTTGCGCAAGAGGTTCGGCAAGTCCGCGGGCTGACCCGACTGCGTCTTGCGGGCGTCGGCGGTCACGGGCGGGCGCCGTTCCGCAAGGACTTCACCGCGATCAGTGCGCTCGGCATGGACGGCGCGCGCCGGCCGGCGACGAGACGGAACAAGCGATCGAGGGTGCAGGACCAGGCGGCGTGACGAGCGAGGTCGGCGCGGTAGTCACCGGCAGCGGCGCGATAGAGGACCATCATCGAGTTCATCGTTCATTGCTTTCTTCTTGTTTGGCGGGTGCACACCCCGCTGCAGTGGACAACCGACAAGAAAATCACTTGTTCCACTATCAACGCACATGAACATGACGAGCGCATGCCAGCCCTTGGAGGCCACGCAGATGTGATGCCGGCGCACTCGGGCCCGGCCGCGCCTCGCGCAGGAACGCGACGGTCGAGAAGCGGCCTTCGCACTTGCACAAGCCGGTGTAAGAGCGCAATCACCGCTGGCCAACGCGCCGATCGTGCAGTAGACGGACGCCTCGATGCCAAAACGCACCGACATCCATTCCATCCTCATCATCGGGGCTGGGCCGATCGTGATCGGCCAAGCCTGCGAATTCGACTATTCGGGCACACAGGCCTGCAAGGCGCTGAAGGCCGAGGGCTACCGGATCGTCCTGGTCAATTCGAACCCGGCGACGATCATGACCGACCCCGATGTCGCCGACGCGACCTATATCGAGCCGATCACACCCGAAATCGTCGAGCGGATCATCGAGCGCGAGCGGGCGGCGCATCCCAGCGAGCGCATGGCACTGCTGCCGACCATGGGGGGCCAGACGGCGCTCAATACGGCGCTCGCCCTCGAGCGCAAGGGGGTCCTCGCGCGTCATGGCGTCGAGATGATCGGGGCGCGGGCCGAGGCGATCAACAAGGCCGAGGACCGTGAGCAGTTCAAGCAGGCCATGGCCCGCATCGGGGTGGAGACGCCGCGTGGCGAGACATTGCAGGGGATGCTGCGCGAGGCGGTCGACGAGCGGGGCAACCCGATCCTCAGCGATGGCAAGGCCATCCTGGAGCTGACGCCCGAGGCGCGCTCGAAGGCTCTGGCGATCGCGCAAAGGCTGGGTTTTCCGGTCGTCATCCGCCCGTCCTTCACGCTCGGCGGTCAGGGCGGCGGTATCGCCTACAATCGCGAGGAGTTCCTCGCGATCGTCGAGCGCGGTGTCGATGCCTCGCCGACCAACGAGGTTCTGGTCGAAGAGAGCGTGCTCGGCTGGAAGGAATACGAGATGGAGGTCGTCCGCGACAGGGACGACAACTGCATCATCGTGTGCTCCATCGAGAACGTCGATCCGATGGGCGTGCATACGGGCGACTCGATCACCGTCGCGCCGGCCCTGACGCTGACCGACAAGGAATACCAGATCATGCGCAACGCCTCGATCGCGGTGCTGCGCGAGATCGGGGTGGAGACCGGCGGTTCGAACGTGCAGTTCGCGGTCAATCCAACGGATGGGCGGCTCGTCGTCATCGAGATGAACCCGCGCGTTTCGCGCTCTTCGGCACTCGCCTCCAAGGCGACCGGCTTTCCCATCGCCAAGGTCGCCGCGCGGCTCGCCGTCGGTTACACCCTCGATGAACTCGACAACGACATCACGGGCGGGGCATCGCCCGCCTCGTTCGAGCCGACGATCGATTATGTCGTCACGAAAATCCCGCGCTTTGCCTTCGAGAAGTTCCGCGGCGCCGATACCACGCTCACCACCTCGATGAAGTCGGTCGGCGAGGCGATGGCGATCGGGCGCACGTTCGCGGAATCGCTCCAGAAGGCGCTGCGCTCACTCGAGACGGGGCTTGCGGGGCTCGATGATATCGAGTTCGAGGGCCTCGGGCAGGGC
The DNA window shown above is from Hyphomicrobiales bacterium and carries:
- the carA gene encoding glutamine-hydrolyzing carbamoyl-phosphate synthase small subunit, producing the protein MNSTDAKSRHVPAWPAEHEERPTGVLVLADGLVIRGRAIGAVGSAAGEVCFNTAMTGYQEILTDPSYAGQIITFTFPHIGNVGTNSEDSETFNLAARSGVRGCIMRADVTGPSNYRAVQHLDEWLKARGIIGLCGIDTRALTARIRERGMPNGVIAHDPLGRFDLDRLAHEARNWSGIDGADLASEVTTAQSATWDEGTWAWGQGYRRPDDLGFHVVAVDYGLKRNILRCLVAAGCRVTVVPAETSAEAILARGPDGIFLSNGPGDPAATGSYAVPIIEKLVASGKPLFGICLGHQMLALALGARTSKMHQGHHGANHPVKDHTTGKVEITSMNHGFTVDRESLPETVEETHVSLFDGSNCGIRLKGRPVFSVQYHPEASPGPQDSHYLFARFVEMMRTGKTGRREIGRP